A window of Hevea brasiliensis isolate MT/VB/25A 57/8 chromosome 14, ASM3005281v1, whole genome shotgun sequence contains these coding sequences:
- the LOC110657462 gene encoding protein ENHANCED DISEASE RESISTANCE 2 isoform X1 yields the protein MGMPPNIGRMEGWLYTIRSNRFGLQFSRKRYFILEDNYLKCYKTIPISQNEEPVRSAIIDSCIRITDNGRESINRKVFFIFTLYSTLNHNDQLKLGASSSEDAAGWIRSLQNAVLKECPNPGNDFVAISKRKWPPLRLSVSKRVDFKGSIDYYSTLHTEVMTSDVIAPSPWKIFGCKNGLRLFKEAKDWDSCGRHWDDHPAIMAVGVVDGTSEAIFRTLMSLGPLRSEWDFCFYRGSMVEHLDGHTDIIHKQLYSDLLPRGMRRRDLLLRRYWRREDDGTYVILYQSVIHKKCPPQKGYVRACLKSGGYVITPITQGRRSLVKHMLAVDWKSWKMYFLLSSERSITIRMLETVAALRELFIAKEGNYAAFSSRELTGHIVSPQAEKVDKKMEVKGPEKIEENSSLVENEAEKQTTSLTGLTSATDEFFDVPAANEMMDLDLENEWPSEMSPEIHTASILPPRLSSAAGIVKKKLQDLTAQKKGYMDLQESAKVDSLVCSYGATLPKDPNCTLPCSWAAADPSTFLIRGKNYLKDHEKVKAKGTLMEMIGADWLRSNQRENDLGSRPDSIVQNYAAQDRPEFFFIVNINVPGSTMYTLALYYMLKTPLEETPLLQNFVNGDDAYRNSRFKLIPYISKGSWIVKQSVGKKACLVGQALEVNYFRGKNYLELEVDVGSSTVARGVVSLVLGYLTNLVIEMAFLIQGETEEELPEFLLGTCRLNYLDASKSVLV from the exons ATGGGTATGCCACCAAACATTGGCAGAATGGAAGGATGGTTGTATACTATTAGGTCCAATAGGTTTGGCTTACAGTTTTCACGCAAGAGGTACTTTATTCTTGAAGATAACTACCTCAAATGCTACAAAACGATACCCATTTCACAAAATGAG GAGCCGGTTAGAAGTGCAATAATAGACTCCTGCATTCGCATTACAGATAATGGAAGAGAGAGCATCAATAGAAAA GTCTTCTTCATTTTCACACTCTACAGTACTTTAAATCACAATGATCAGCTTAAG TTAGGAGCAAGTAGTTCAGAAGATGCTGCAGGATGGATTCGTTCCTTGCAGAATGCAGTGTTGAAG GAGTGCCCAAATCCAGGAAATGACTTTGTGGCTATTTCTAAGAGGAAATGGCCGCCTCTAAG ATTAAGTGTTTCAAAGAGGGTGGACTTCAAGGGATCAATAGATTATTACTCAACCTTGCACACTGAGGTAATGACGTCAGATGTTATTGCACCCtctccatggaaaatttttggCTGCAAGAATG GACTACGTCTTTTTAAAGAGGCAAAAGATTGGGATTCTTGTGGGAGG CATTGGGATGATCATCCAGCAATTATGGCAGTTGGTGTGGTTGACGGGACTTCTGAGGCCATTTTCCGGACTCTTATGTCCCTTGGTCCATTAAGATCAGA ATGGGACTTCTGCTTTTACCGTGGTAGCATGGTTGAGCACCTTGATGGTCATACAGATATTATTCACAAGCAGTTGTACAGTGATTTGCTACCTAG GGGAATGAGACGAAGAGATCTTTTGTTGAGACGTTATTGGAGAAGAGAGGATGATGGCACCTATG TGATCCTATACCAATCTGTGATTCACAAGAAGTGTCCACCACAGAAGGGCTATGTTCGAGCATGCCTTAAAA GTGGAGGATATGTAATAACTCCTATAACCCAAGGAAGGCGATCACTTGTAAAACATATGCTTGCAGTTGATTGGAAATCTTGGAAAATGTACTTTCTCCTATCATCCGAAAGATCCATAACAATACGTATGCTTGAAACAGTTGCAG CACTAAGGGAGCTGTTCATAGCCAAAGAAGGAAATTATGCTGCCTTTTCATCTAGAGAATTGACAGGACACATTGTGTCGCCTCAGGCTGAAAAGGTAGACAAGAAAATGGAAGTTAAAGGCCCAGAAAAAATTGAGGAGAATTCTAGTTTAGTGGAAAATGAAGCAGAAAAACAAACTACAAGTTTAACTGGCCTGACCAGTGCCACTGATGAATTCTTTGATGTCCCTGCTGCCAATGAAATGATGGATTTGGACCTGGAAAACGAATGGCCTTCGGAAATGAGTCCAGAAATACACACAGCG AGTATACTCCCCCCCAGATTATCATCTGCTGCAGGCATAGTGAAAAAGAAGTTGCAAGACCTTACGG CTCAAAAGAAGGGTTACATGGACTTACAGGAATCGGCTAAGGTAGATAGTTTAGTATGCTCCTATGGAGCTACTCTTCCGAAAGATCCAAACTGTACTTTACCTTGCAGTTGGGCTGCTGCTGATCCTTCTACATTTTTGATACGTGGAAAAAATTACTTGAAGGACCATGAAAAG GTCAAGGCAAAAGGTACTTTGATGGAAATGATTGGAGCAGATTGGTTGAGATCCAACCAACGAGAAAATGATCTTGGTAGCCGTCCTGATAGTATTGTTCAG AATTACGCTGCACAAGATCGACCGGAATTCTTCTTTATTGTGAATATAAAT GTTCCTGGTTCAACCATGTATACCCTGGCATTGTACTACATGCTAAAAACTCCTCTGGAGGAAACACCCTTGCTACAGAACTTCGTTAATGGTGATGATGCCTATAGGAATTCAAGATTTAAACTGATACCTTATATTTCCAAG GGATCATGGATTGTGAAGCAGAGTGTTGGCAAGAAAGCTTGCTTGGTGGGGCAAGCGTTAGAAGTAAATTATTTTCGCGGGAAAAACTACCTAGAG CTTGAAGTGGATGTTGGATCTTCCACAGTTGCCAGAGGGGTGGTCAGCCTTGTTCTTGGATACCTGACCAATTTGGTGATAGAAATGGCATTTTTGATACAG GGTGAAACTGAAGAAGAGCTCCCAGAATTCCTTCTGGGAACCTGTAGACTGAATTATCTGGATGCATCAAAATCAGTGCTAGTATGA
- the LOC110657462 gene encoding protein ENHANCED DISEASE RESISTANCE 2-like isoform X2: MGMPPNIGRMEGWLYTIRSNRFGLQFSRKRYFILEDNYLKCYKTIPISQNEEPVRSAIIDSCIRITDNGRESINRKVFFIFTLYSTLNHNDQLKLGASSSEDAAGWIRSLQNAVLKECPNPGNDFVAISKRKWPPLRLSVSKRVDFKGSIDYYSTLHTEVMTSDVIAPSPWKIFGCKNGLRLFKEAKDWDSCGRHWDDHPAIMAVGVVDGTSEAIFRTLMSLGPLRSEWDFCFYRGSMVEHLDGHTDIIHKQLYSDLLPRGMRRRDLLLRRYWRREDDGTYVILYQSVIHKKCPPQKGYVRACLKSGGYVITPITQGRRSLVKHMLAVDWKSWKMYFLLSSERSITIRMLETVAALRELFIAKEGNYAAFSSRELTGHIVSPQAEKVDKKMEVKGPEKIEENSSLVENEAEKQTTSLTGLTSATDEFFDVPAANEMMDLDLENEWPSEMSPEIHTASILPPRLSSAAGIVKKKLQDLTAQKKGYMDLQESAKVDSLVCSYGATLPKDPNCTLPCSWAAADPSTFLIRGKNYLKDHEKVKAKGTLMEMIGADWLRSNQRENDLGSRPDSIVQVPGSTMYTLALYYMLKTPLEETPLLQNFVNGDDAYRNSRFKLIPYISKGSWIVKQSVGKKACLVGQALEVNYFRGKNYLELEVDVGSSTVARGVVSLVLGYLTNLVIEMAFLIQGETEEELPEFLLGTCRLNYLDASKSVLV; the protein is encoded by the exons ATGGGTATGCCACCAAACATTGGCAGAATGGAAGGATGGTTGTATACTATTAGGTCCAATAGGTTTGGCTTACAGTTTTCACGCAAGAGGTACTTTATTCTTGAAGATAACTACCTCAAATGCTACAAAACGATACCCATTTCACAAAATGAG GAGCCGGTTAGAAGTGCAATAATAGACTCCTGCATTCGCATTACAGATAATGGAAGAGAGAGCATCAATAGAAAA GTCTTCTTCATTTTCACACTCTACAGTACTTTAAATCACAATGATCAGCTTAAG TTAGGAGCAAGTAGTTCAGAAGATGCTGCAGGATGGATTCGTTCCTTGCAGAATGCAGTGTTGAAG GAGTGCCCAAATCCAGGAAATGACTTTGTGGCTATTTCTAAGAGGAAATGGCCGCCTCTAAG ATTAAGTGTTTCAAAGAGGGTGGACTTCAAGGGATCAATAGATTATTACTCAACCTTGCACACTGAGGTAATGACGTCAGATGTTATTGCACCCtctccatggaaaatttttggCTGCAAGAATG GACTACGTCTTTTTAAAGAGGCAAAAGATTGGGATTCTTGTGGGAGG CATTGGGATGATCATCCAGCAATTATGGCAGTTGGTGTGGTTGACGGGACTTCTGAGGCCATTTTCCGGACTCTTATGTCCCTTGGTCCATTAAGATCAGA ATGGGACTTCTGCTTTTACCGTGGTAGCATGGTTGAGCACCTTGATGGTCATACAGATATTATTCACAAGCAGTTGTACAGTGATTTGCTACCTAG GGGAATGAGACGAAGAGATCTTTTGTTGAGACGTTATTGGAGAAGAGAGGATGATGGCACCTATG TGATCCTATACCAATCTGTGATTCACAAGAAGTGTCCACCACAGAAGGGCTATGTTCGAGCATGCCTTAAAA GTGGAGGATATGTAATAACTCCTATAACCCAAGGAAGGCGATCACTTGTAAAACATATGCTTGCAGTTGATTGGAAATCTTGGAAAATGTACTTTCTCCTATCATCCGAAAGATCCATAACAATACGTATGCTTGAAACAGTTGCAG CACTAAGGGAGCTGTTCATAGCCAAAGAAGGAAATTATGCTGCCTTTTCATCTAGAGAATTGACAGGACACATTGTGTCGCCTCAGGCTGAAAAGGTAGACAAGAAAATGGAAGTTAAAGGCCCAGAAAAAATTGAGGAGAATTCTAGTTTAGTGGAAAATGAAGCAGAAAAACAAACTACAAGTTTAACTGGCCTGACCAGTGCCACTGATGAATTCTTTGATGTCCCTGCTGCCAATGAAATGATGGATTTGGACCTGGAAAACGAATGGCCTTCGGAAATGAGTCCAGAAATACACACAGCG AGTATACTCCCCCCCAGATTATCATCTGCTGCAGGCATAGTGAAAAAGAAGTTGCAAGACCTTACGG CTCAAAAGAAGGGTTACATGGACTTACAGGAATCGGCTAAGGTAGATAGTTTAGTATGCTCCTATGGAGCTACTCTTCCGAAAGATCCAAACTGTACTTTACCTTGCAGTTGGGCTGCTGCTGATCCTTCTACATTTTTGATACGTGGAAAAAATTACTTGAAGGACCATGAAAAG GTCAAGGCAAAAGGTACTTTGATGGAAATGATTGGAGCAGATTGGTTGAGATCCAACCAACGAGAAAATGATCTTGGTAGCCGTCCTGATAGTATTGTTCAG GTTCCTGGTTCAACCATGTATACCCTGGCATTGTACTACATGCTAAAAACTCCTCTGGAGGAAACACCCTTGCTACAGAACTTCGTTAATGGTGATGATGCCTATAGGAATTCAAGATTTAAACTGATACCTTATATTTCCAAG GGATCATGGATTGTGAAGCAGAGTGTTGGCAAGAAAGCTTGCTTGGTGGGGCAAGCGTTAGAAGTAAATTATTTTCGCGGGAAAAACTACCTAGAG CTTGAAGTGGATGTTGGATCTTCCACAGTTGCCAGAGGGGTGGTCAGCCTTGTTCTTGGATACCTGACCAATTTGGTGATAGAAATGGCATTTTTGATACAG GGTGAAACTGAAGAAGAGCTCCCAGAATTCCTTCTGGGAACCTGTAGACTGAATTATCTGGATGCATCAAAATCAGTGCTAGTATGA